A region of the Acinetobacter defluvii genome:
TTGAAAAGCCAAACCAATCGCTTGCCCAAACTGACGTAACTGAGGAATAGCGTGATCAGTCCCTTCAAAAATTGTCACAGCAGCCATCATAATTGCCGCTTGGATTAGAGCACCCGTTTTATTTCTGTGGATATTTTCCAGTTGTGTTTGATCTACATGCTGACCTTCTGCTTGTAAATCCAACACTTGCCCACAAACCATTTTAGAAGATGCAGTAGCTAGAATCTGCATTTGTTTTAATATAATTGCAGTATCAATCGGCTGAATTTGATCAAATAAACGGCTGCCCAATACTTCAAATGCCATAGACTGTAGAATGTCACCCGCTAAAAGCGCAGTATCTTCACCAAAAGCCACATGACAAGTCGGTTGCCCACGACGCAACAAATCATTATCCATACAGGGTAAATCATCGTGTGCCAGTGAATAGCAATGAATTAATTCAATTGCAACCGCAGCACGGCGCACTGCTGCAAAATTTGGATTATTCACTTGTAATGCCGAAGTTGCATAGCACAATGCTGGTCGTACGCGTTTTCCTCCCAACATTACAGCATGATGCACTGCTGATCTTAAAGGTTCAGGAAGAGAAAAAGCCTCTAATGCTATTTGTAAATCCTGCTGAATACGCTGTTGCGCTTGCTTTAATACATCTGCATTCACATTAGAAATTGCGGTCACTTTTGCCTCGAAATTCAAATGATGAGTCACTGTAACTCAAATTTAAGCCCTGCATATTCTACATTGAAACATCTTCACAGGCATCTATTTCAAGGTTTATTTAAATAAAGAAAGATAAAAATTAAAAACCTTAGCCATTTAAAACATAAATAGAATTAGCCCCTTGTTGTTTAGCATGGCGCACCGCCAAATCAAGCTGTTGCAAAATATCATGCGCACGGTAAGGTAAAGCCAAATGGTATATACCAATACATGCAGTCAATACGTCATTTTGCTGGTCTTGGATGGTAATATTTTCTTGGAAGATTCTCATTTTTAAACGTTCAGCCAAGGTAAATACTGCCCAAGAGGTCATATCTTTAATAACAATCACAAAACTTGATGAGTTTAAACGAAAAATACGTGCATGATCTGGATTTAACTCATCATCCAAAATATTACCGATTTCCATCAAGACGTGATCGCCTTGGGTATAGCTATGCAGTTGATTAAACTTTTTAAAATGGTCTAAGTCAATTTTCAAAAAAGTATATTTATCTGCTAAATTTTCAACGAGTTTTTCTTGCAGATATTGATCAAATGCCATTTTATTTGGCAAACCCGTAATATGATCAATAAACAAATGATCATGCAGTTTTTGATTATTTAGCAGTAATACTTTTTCACGACGTTTTAAACGGGTCACGTCTGCACAAACCAATATCACAGCATTAATTTGCTGATCCGCACTATACATTGCTTTAAAATAAGACAAGTAAAAATGACCTTTAGAATAAAATTCAAAATCAACTTGCTTTTCACCTGTTGCAAATTTTTCTAATGCAAGCTCAAAATCAGCATATAAACTGCTAGAAAATGCACTTAATAACTTACCATTTAAAAATAAAGCATCACTTTGAAAAATATCAGCAAATTGCTGATTAACAACGAGCAAACGAGAATCAAACTCTAAAATAGCAACAGGTACAGGTAACTTTGAAATAAAAGAAACTAAATCTAGTTTTTCAACACTTCTTAAGCTTTGGATAAAATCTACATTTGAAAGAATCTGATGAAGATGTGATCTTTCATTTTCCATGTATTACCCCAACAATTCATATAATATTTTATGCATATCTTAAACTATTTGATTCTTAGTCCAATTTACCTATTTCTTTGAAGATAATGTAGGATTACATACTAAAAACCAATAAAAATAAGCATTTTATTCAAAAAATGACAATTTTTTAAAGTGGTTAATTATAGTTTTTTATTGGTTAAAAATATATCAAATTTATAAAAAAGATTAAAATAAAAAATTCATATTTCTATCAATAAACATCCCTAACAAAGCAAAATTTTTAGAAATTATTTAAAAGGATAGGACTTACGCATTGGCAGTATTAAACAAGGGGCTTAGGAAGTAAACATATCTAAACTATATGGTAACTTCCTAATATGAAACATAAAAACAGATACTATTTACGTTCTAAAATTACAGAAGCGAAATTCAGGCAGATTATTCGCTTTTTTGCCATGGATTTTACTGCTACAGACACCGCTGAATTAACCAATATTTCTGTCCGATCCATCAATTCTATCTTCATCAAAATTCGTCATAAAATAGCCCAAGCTTGTGAAGAAATTTCTCCTTTTGAAGGTGTGGTTGAGCTTGATGAATCTTACTTTGGGGCACATCGTATTCGTGGTAAACGGGGACGTGGTGCTTCAGGAAAAACTATCGTTTTTGGACTGTTAAAACGAGAAGGTAATGTCTACACAGAAATTATACTCGATTGCTCCAAAGCCACGCTGCAAGGGATTGTCAGAGGTCATATTGAGCTGGACTCAGTGATTAATACTGATGGATGGCGTGGTTATGATGGGCTGGTCGATCTGGGCTTCAATAAACATCTAGGTGTTAATCATGGCAACAATGAGTTTGCATGTGGTGATCGGCATATAAACGGGATTGAATCATTTTGGGGATATGCAAAAAAGCGTTTAATTAAATTCAATGGAATTGACAAGAAAATGTTTTATCTGCATCTTAGAGTATCGTTTCAATCATCGGCACAGTAATTTGTACTTCAATTTGCTCAAACTACTCCGTGAAAACCCGCTGTAGCTTCTTAAGCCCCTAAACAATATAGCCAATCCTGCAAAAAGAAATACAATGATGATATGAGTTATCTAATCCCTTTTAGGAACAAAATATTAGCCAAGCTTGGAAGCAGGTCATTCTATTCGAGAAGTTGCTCTACAATTTGAAATTGATAAAAATACAATTGTCGAATGGAAGAAACGAATCGAAATAAA
Encoded here:
- a CDS encoding GGDEF domain-containing protein, yielding MENERSHLHQILSNVDFIQSLRSVEKLDLVSFISKLPVPVAILEFDSRLLVVNQQFADIFQSDALFLNGKLLSAFSSSLYADFELALEKFATGEKQVDFEFYSKGHFYLSYFKAMYSADQQINAVILVCADVTRLKRREKVLLLNNQKLHDHLFIDHITGLPNKMAFDQYLQEKLVENLADKYTFLKIDLDHFKKFNQLHSYTQGDHVLMEIGNILDDELNPDHARIFRLNSSSFVIVIKDMTSWAVFTLAERLKMRIFQENITIQDQQNDVLTACIGIYHLALPYRAHDILQQLDLAVRHAKQQGANSIYVLNG
- a CDS encoding polyprenyl synthetase family protein produces the protein MTAISNVNADVLKQAQQRIQQDLQIALEAFSLPEPLRSAVHHAVMLGGKRVRPALCYATSALQVNNPNFAAVRRAAVAIELIHCYSLAHDDLPCMDNDLLRRGQPTCHVAFGEDTALLAGDILQSMAFEVLGSRLFDQIQPIDTAIILKQMQILATASSKMVCGQVLDLQAEGQHVDQTQLENIHRNKTGALIQAAIMMAAVTIFEGTDHAIPQLRQFGQAIGLAFQVQDDILDVVSDTVSLGKTAGKDEQVDKSTYPALMGLEKAKAYAQSLHHQAFEALAYFGEDALELNQISNFLLARKS